GCCGATATCTGCTCATTATTGTTTGTTGTCGATAATGCTTCTGTCGAGACTACATCGCAACACCTTTGAGTTGTAGTGATGCGAAGTAGCACAAGACACCACCGTACTTTGCGCCCTATGCAATGAACTTCTCAAGGGCCTCCTGCTTCTGTGCCAGCGTGTGCCCTTCCTTGAAATAGACCTGTTGCGCCACGCCTGCGCGTTCGTGGCCCACGATGTCCTGAAACAGCGGCTCGGGCACACCTGCTTGCGCAAGCCGCGTAACCATCGTGTGGCGCAGGCTGTGGAACACCAGACCGCCCTCCTTCATGCCCAGCCCCGGCAAGAGCACGTTGTTGAACCGGCGACCCAAGTTGCGGCCATAGCCCTCCTTGGCATTGTAGCTGAACGATAGGAATAGCCGCTGATCCTTAGGCTTGCTCCCGACCCAATCGAGGAAGCCCAGCCCGATCAGGTCCGAGTGGATTGGCACGCGGCGCTTGGCGGCAGGGGTTTTGAGGCTCTTGTTTGGCCCGTCATCATTGATATCGAGGTACCAGATATCGCCTTCTTGTCGAATGTCGGCGACGTCAAGCTGGGCAATCTCGCGCAGTCTTGCGCCCGTGTAGAGGCCCAGAAGCGCACCCCACTTGTGATCGTCCTCCTTCACAAACCCCGACGTGTTCTCAGTCAGTTCTTGGAACAGTCGCTTGGTTTGGGCTGGCGAGAATGCCTTGCGTCCGTCATCCGGCTTTTTCCGCGCCTTGATCTTCATTTCTTCAAATAGCTTCTCGGTGGCTACACCATGCGTGACGGCCCATTTCCAGAAGCGATAGAACATGGCCATATGATTATTCACCGTCTCAACAGATACCTTCTTCATTCCCGGCACTTCTATCGCCTCAAGAAGCGGTAAGTCTTTCGTTTCATTCTTGGTTTTCCGATTGAGCGGCAGGGACTGCACCACCTTTTTGACTTCGGCAGCGTCATGGCGAGTTATTTCCGCCATCCTACGATCCGGCCCGAAATACTCCAACAGCACAGACAAGAAAGCTCTCGCCTTCGCGGCCATCTGGTCAGACCATTGCGGCTCAGCCATGAAGTCCTCGATTGCCTCTCCCAGAGACGCGGAGCGGGCCTGTGGTGGCCTTGGCGCTGTCTGGGCGGGTTCGGTGAAGGAATAGCCCTCAAGGCGCTCAGCGGCGCTCAGAATGGCTTTGATCTGATCCCGGCGGGCCTTGCGCATTTCTTGGCGCAGGGCTGGCTCATTTTCGGTCCACTGAGCCTCTGTGAGGCCCGTTGAGGCCCGGAAGCTGTCAAAGGTGCCTGCATCAAGGTAGAGGTCTGACAAGTCGTCAAAGCCGCCTATGGCGTCCTCATGCACGTCCAACTCTTGGCGCAGGGTATCAAGGGACCGCTCAGACAGCCCGGTATCGTTCAAACGCTCCACATACCGATCCAGCGAAGCCGCAAAGTAGCTTCGCACCATATCCCGCATCTCGTCTTGTCTGAGCCTAGCCAAAGTCTTGTTCTCGCGCATCAATCTGCCACAGGATGCAAGATGACGGGCAAGATCGCCAGCCCGATCTGGGCACTTTGTGCGTAAGGATATTCTGACTGTGCGGCGCTTCTGGTTCTCAGCCCGAGGGAGAGGCCAACGGAAGTAGTAGACCCCGTGACGTGATGGCGAAAGATAGGCGGACAGTTTCATGGGCGGTGCGCTCCACTTTGTGTCGCACTTGCCTGTCAAGACCTAAGCCATTGTTTTAGTGTGTTATGGCGGAGACGAAGGGATTCGAACCCTCGATACCATCTCTGGTATACTCCCTTAGCAGGGGAGCGCCTTCGACCACTCGGCCACGTCTCCGCCGACGCGTTTAGCAGCCCCGGCGCGCGGACCACAAGCGGAAAATCTCTGCCCTGTCGGATCGGCGCTCAGGCGACGCGGATCAGCAGGATCACCCCGGCGACGATCATGGCCATGCCCGTCATCTGGCGCAGACTCGCGCCCTGGCGGAACAACCGGGCAGAGAGGATCTGGGCGAAGATCACCTCGACAAGCGCCAGCGTGCGGACATTGGCGGCCGAGGTCAGGGCGAAGCCGATGAACCAGAACAGCGAGGCAAAGGCACCAAGCGCCCCCGCCGCCAGCGAGATGCGCCAGCTTCGGGCGATGGCGCGCAGCACGGCGCGGTCGAGCAGGCCCAGCCAGGCCAGCATGGCGGCGGACTGCATGGCGAGTGCGATCACCAGAACGACGCTCGCGCGCAGGACCGGGCCGCCATCGGGGAGGGTCAGGATGGCGCCGCGAAAGCCGATGGCCGAGAGGCCGAACAGCGCTCCGGCGGCGATGCCGATGGCGATGGAGGTGGCGCGGGCGCGGGACCAGTTCGCGCCGGACATCAGGATCACGCCGAACGTGGCCAGCAGGATCGCTCCGAGCCGGGGCAGGCCGAGCGGTTCGGACAGGAACAGCACGCCAAAGACCGCCAGCGTCACCGGCTCGGTCTTCATCAGCGCCGTGGCGACGCCGAACCCCTGGCCGCGCATGGTGACCAGCATGAAGGCGGTGGCGGCGATCTGGCTGAAGGCGCCAAGCGCCGTCCAGCCCAGCGTCGCGGCACTGACCGGGGGCAGGGCGCTTTGCGTCGACATGACCAGCAGGAACAGCGCCGCGAAGGGCAGCCCGAAGACGAAGCGCACCGCCGTGGCGCCGATCGTACCGATCTGTCCGGTCAGCCCGGCCTGCGCCGCGTTGCGCCCGGTCTGCGCCAGGGCCGCGATCAGCGTGGCCAGCACCCACATCGGATCAGCCGTTCCGCACCGTGTCGATCATCAGCGCGACATTTTCAGGATCCGCATCGGGGGTGATCCCGTGGCCGAGATTGAAGATATGCGGGCCGCCCCGGAACGCCTCGACAATGGCGCGGGTCTCGTCGATCAGGGCCTGACCGCCGGTCACCATATGGCCCGGCGCGAGATTGCCCTGCACGCAGCCATCGCGCTGCACATGCGCCGCGGCCCATCCGGCATCGACCGAGTTGTCGAGCGCCACGCAATCCGCCCCGGTCGCCTCGGCATAGCCCACATAGCGCTCGCCCGCCTCACGCGGGAAGGCGATGACCGGGATGCCGGGGTGGCGCTGTTTCAGCGCCGAGACGATGCGCGCGGCAGGGGCGATGCAGAAATCGTCGAAATCCTGCCCGCTCAGGCTGCCCGCCCAGCTGTCGAACAGCTTGACCACCTCGGCCCCGGCCTCGATCTGGGCCGAGAGATATTCGATGGTGGCCTCGGTCACCCGGTCGATCAGCGCCGAGAACGCCGCGCGGTCGGCCTGTTTGAACGCATGGGCCGGCCCCTGATCCTTGGTGCCGCGCCCGGCAATCATATAGGTGGCGACCGTCCAGGGCGCGCCGGCAAAGCCGATCAGCGTCGTCTCGGCGGGCAATTCGCGAGCAAGGATACGCACGGTCTCATAGATCGGCCAAAGCTTCTCATGCACCGCATCGGCGGGTTTCAGCGCCGCGACGCCCTCGGCATCGGTGATGGTCGAGAGACGCGGGCCTTCTCCGGTCACGAACCACAGATCCGCGCCGAGCGCCTGCGGCACCAGAAGAATATCGGCGAACAGGATCGCCGCATCGAAACCATAGCGGCGGATCGGTTGCAGCGTCACCTCGGCGGCGAGTTCGGGGTTATAGCACAGCGACAGGAAATCCCCGGCCTTTGCGCGCGTGGCACGATATTCGGGCAGATAGCGCCCCGCCTGCCGCATCATCCAGATCGGTGGGGTGGGAAGGGTCTCCCCCGCGAGCGCACGCAGGATCGTCTTGGTCATGGGGCCTCTCTTTCGCGCACCGTTCAACGGGGGTGGCCCGGCATTGTCAAGGCGGCGCCCCGTCGCTATGGCAGGGCCATGACTGACTGGCCCACTCAGGACGACCGGCTGAAAATCGGCACGCGCGGCTCGCCGCTGGCGCTGGCGCAGGCCTACGAGACCCGCGACCGGCTGATGCTGGCACATGGTCTTGGTGCCGAGGCGTTCGAGATCGTGCCGATCAAGACCACGGCGGACAAGATCCTCGACCGGCCCTTGCAGGAGATCGGCGGCAAGGGGCTGTTCACACGCGAGATCGAGGACGCGCTGTTGGATCGCAAGATCGACATTGCGGTGCATTCGATGAAGGACATGCCGGTCCTGCAACCGGACGGGCTGGTGATCGACTGCTACCTGCCGCGCGAGGATTGCCGGGATGCGTTTGTCAGCCTGAAACACGCGTCGATCAGCGACCTGCCTCAGGGCGCGGTGGTCGGAAGCTCGTCGCTGCGGCGGCGGGCGCAGCTGATCCACCGGCGGCCCGACCTGCAACTGGTGACGTTTCGCGGCAATGTGCAGACGCGAATGCGAAAGCTGGGCGAGGGCGTGGCAGAGGCGACATTCCTTGCGATGGCCGGGCTGAACCGTCTCGGAGAGCCGGAGATTGCCCGCGGCGCGATCGCCCCCGAAGAAATGCTGCCCGCCATCGCGCAGGGCGCCATCGGGGTCGAGCGGCGGCGCGAGGATGATCGAGTGGCAGCGCTGCTGGCAGCGATTGCCCATGAAGACACCAGGCTGCGCGTCTCGGCCGAGCGGGCCTTTCTGGCGGCGCTTGACGGGTCATGCGAAACGCCGATTGCGGGGCTGGCTTTGCTGGAAGGGGACCGGCTCTGGCTGCGCGGCGAGATCCTGTTGCCGGATGGCAGTCAGGTCTTTCGCGGCGAGCGAGAGGGGCTGGCGGCGGACGGCCCCGGAATGGGTCGCGATCTGGCCGAGGAATTGCTGGACCAGGCGCCCGATAATTTCCATGAGCTGATCGGGGTGAACCCGCACCACGGCTCGCCGCCGAAAATCTGATGGCGCGGACACAGGGATCGCGCGCAGAGATCACCGGCCCGCTGATCCGCGAGGCCGCGCGCAAACTCTTCGCGCAGCACGGATATGCGGCGGTCTCGATGCGCCAGATCGCCAAGGCGGTCGGCGTGCAGGTCGGCACGATCTACGCCTATACCGAGGACAAGCAGGCTCTGCTGGCCGATCTGCTGCGCGACCATATGGAGCAGCTTCTGACGGACTGGCAGGATGCGCCCGATGCAGCGCCGCTCGACCGGCTCGACAGTTTCGTGCATTTCCACATCGAGACCAGCCTCGACCGGGCGGATGGCGTGTTTCTTTCATATATGGAACTGCGCAATCTCAACCCCGACAACCACGCCGAGATCACCGCGCTTCGCCGTTGCTACGAAAATGCGCTGCAGGCGATCCTCGATGCCGGGGTTGCGGCAGGCGTGATGCGCGTCGCCGATACGCGGCTGGCAACGATGGCGCTGATCGCGATGCTGACCGGGGTGACCAACTGGTATCGTGCCGGTGGGAGGCTGGATCGCGCCGCGCTGCATCGCCATTATGCCGGTCTCGTGCGCGGGGCGGTCGGGGCGTAAGCCTCTTGCCGTGGCGCGCGGCGCAACCGATATTGGCGCCCATGTCCATCTCACCCGCCTTTCTCGACGAGCTGCGCAATCGCGTCCCGGTCAGCCGGATCGTCGGGCGCAAGGTGACATGGGATCTGCGCCGGTCGAACCAGGCCAAGGGCGACTGGTGGGCGCCATGCCCGTTTCACGGTGAAAAGACCGCATCGTTCCATGTCGATGACCGGAAGGGGTTCTATTACTGCTTCGGTTGCCACGCCAAGGGTGACGCGCTCACCTTCCTGCGCGAATCCGACGGTCTGGACTTTATCGAAGCGGTGAAGGTGATCGCGTCCGAAGCCGGGCTGCCCATGCCCGAGCGTGATCCGGCCGAGGCAAAGCGTGCCGATCGCCGCAGCGTGCTGGCCGACGCGATGGAGGCTGCGACACGCCATTACAGGATGCAGCTCGGCACCTCGCAAGGGGCCGGGGCGCGCGACTATCTGACCCGTCGCGGGCTGGAACAGGCAGGCATCGACCGGTTCGAACTGGGCTTCGCCCCGGACATGCGGCAGGGGCTGTTCCATGCGCTGCGCGAGAAGGGCATGGCTGACGACGTGATCGTCGATGCCGGTCTTGCCGCCAGACCGGATAATGGCGGCGCGCCCTATGACCGGTTCCGTGGCCGGATCATCTTTCCGATCCGCGATGCGCGAGGCCGCGTGATCGCCTTCGGTGGCCGGGCGATGGACCCGAATGCACGGGCCAAATATCTGAACAGCCCGGAAACCGCGCTGTTCGACAAGGGCCGCAATCTTTACAACATCGCCGCCGCGCGCAGCGCCGTCGGCAAAGGCGCGCCGTTGATCGTCGCCGAGGGCTATATGGATGTCATCGCGCTGGTGCTGGCCGGGTTCGAGGGCGCGGTGGCACCTCTGGGGACAGCGATCACCGAGGATCAGCTGCGGCTGATGTGGCGGATCAGCCCCGAGCCGGTGATCATGCTGGACGGCGATGCCGCGGGGCAACGCGCAGCGCGGCGGCTGATCGATCTGGCGCTGCCGATGACCGGGCCGGGGCAGGCGCTGCGCTTTGCGGTGCTGCCGGCCGGAACGGACCCTGACGATCTGATCCGCGCCCATGGTGCGGGGGCGATGCAGAAAGTGCTGGAAGAGGCGCGTCCGCTGGTCGACCTGCTGTGGGAGCGCGAGGTCGAGGGACGCGATTTCGACAGCCCGGAACGCCGCGCCGCCCTGGATGCGAGCCTGCGCAAGGCGGTCGGGCTGATCCCGGACGAGGCGACGCGCAACCACTACACGGCGGCGCTGCGCGAGCGGCGCTTTGCCCTGTTCGGCGGACGGCGCGGGGCAGGGCGGCTGACCCCGCGCCCCGGCGAGCGGCGAGGCGCAGAGATGGCGCCGCGCGCCCAGACCCGCGCCACCCCGCTGGGCCAGCAGGATGCGGGCGACATGACGCTTGAAGCGATGGCGCTTGCGATCTGTGCCAGCTATCCCGGCCTGGCCGCCCGCGTCGAATCCCGGCTCGAATTGCTTGATCCGGCCGATCCCGGACGCGCCGCCTTGTGCCACGACTTGCTGTGCGGCGGCGAAAGCGGCGCGGGTCGCGCGGCTCTGGCGCGGATCATGGAGGACAGCTATGTCCGCGCCGCGCCGATGATCCGGCAACCCGGCGATCCGGCCAAGGCGGCGGTAGTGCTGTCGAATATCCTCGACAAGATCGAGGCACGCCGCGCGGCGCTTTCGGAACTTGCCCGCGCCGAGGCCGAAATCCAGGGGCTCGTCGATGAGGGGCTGACCTGGCGGATGAGCGAATCGGCCCGCGCCCGACATCGCGCCGAACATCCCGAGCTGGAGGACAGCGCCGATCTGGACGAGGATCGCGACGCGCTGACCGCCCGGCTCGCTGCCTATTTCGACACCAAGCCAAGCCGCAAACGCCGGTGAACATGGTGATTCGCCTGACAAAATCGTCAGCCCGAATCACCCGGCCTTTGAAGAACGGCTCATCTTGTCTAAAACGTCTCCGATCCCCACATGATTCGGACGCCCCCGAATCACTACGCTGACAGGATGCCTATGGCCGCCAAGGACGAAGATAGCTCTCGCGACGAAAGCCAGGAAAACGCCCACTCGCTCGATATCAGCCAGACGGCGGTCAAGAAGATGATCGCCGAGGCGAAAGAGCGCGGCTATATCACCTATGACCAGCTGAACAATGTTCTGCCGCCCGATCAGGTCAGCTCTGACCAGATCGAGGATGTGATGTCGATGCTGTCCGAAATGGGCATCCAGGTCGTCGAGAACGAAGAAGAGGGCGAAGACGGCGATAGCGGCGGCGAGGTGGTGACCACCTCGAATTCGCGCGAGGTCGCAGTGGCGACGACCGAGACCGAGAAACTCGACCGCACAGACGATCCGGTGCGTATGTATCTGCGCGAAATGGGATCGGTCGAGCTGCTCTCGCGCGAGGGCGAGATCGCCATCGCCAAGCGGATCGAGGCCGGGCGCAACACCATGATCGCCGGGCTGTGCGAAAGCCCGCTGACCTTCAAGGCGATCACCATGTGGCGGCAGGAACTTCTGGACGAGGATATTCTGCTGCGCGACGTGATCGACCTGGAGACCACCTTCGGTCAGTCGATGGAGGATGGCGACGAAGAAGAGCTTTCCCCCTCTGCGGCCGCGCCATCCGCCACCGGCGGCGAAAGCGGCTCTGCCGACAAGGCGCCGGAAACCGATGCCGACGGCAACCCTCTGCAAAACGACGATGATGACGAGGATGACGGCGCCAATCTGTCGCTCGCCGCGATGGAAGCGAGCCTCAAGCCGCAGGTGCTGGAAACGCTGGAGGCCATTGCCCGCGACTATGAAGAGCTGGCCCATATGCAGGATCAGCGCATGTCGGCGACGCTGAACGAGGATGGCAGCTTCTCGACCAACGATGAATCGGCCTATCAGAAGCTGCGCGGCGAAATCGTCGTGCTGGTGAACTCTTTACATCTTCATAACAACCGCATCGAAGCGCTCGTCGATCAGCTTTACGGGATCAACCGCCGGATCGTGACCATCGATTCCGGCATGGTGAAGCTGGCCGATGCCGCGCGCATCAACCGGCGTGAATTCGTCGATGCCTACCGCGGCTCGGAGCTGGACCCGGCCTGGATCGACCGCATGTCCGAAAACAAGGGCCGCGGCTGGCAGGCGCTGTTCGAGCGCAGCATGGATAACGTCGAAAAGCTGCGCGGCGACATGGCCGAGGTCGGCCAATATGTCGGCGTCGATATCGAGGAATTCCGTCGCATCGTGAACCAGGTGCAGCGCGGTGAGCGCGAGGCGCGTCAGGCCAAGAAGGAAATGGTCGAGGCGAATCTGCGTCTGGTGATCTCGATCGCCAAGAAATACACGAACAGGGGCCTGCAATTCCTTGATCTCATTCAGGAAGGCAATATCGGCCTGATGAAGGCGGTGGATAAATTCGAATATCGCCGCGGCTATAAATTCTCCACCTATGCGACATGGTGGATCCGGCAGGCGATCACCCGGTCCATCGCCGATCAGGCCCGCACGATCCGCATCCCGGTCCATATGATCGAAACCATCAACAAGCTGGTGCGGACGGGTCGCCAGATGCTGCACGAGATCGGCCGCGAGCCGACGCCCGAGGAACTGGCCGACAAGCTCCAGATGCCGCTGGAAAAGGTCCGCAAGGTGATGAAGATCGCCAAGGAGCCGATCAGCCTTGAAACGCCCATCGGCGACGAGGAAGACAGCCAGCTCGGCGATTTCATCGAGGACAAGAACGCGGTTCTTCCGCTGGATTCCGCCATTCAGGAAAATCTGAAGGAAACCACAACCCGCGTTCTGGCCAGCCTGACCCCGCGCGAGGAACGGGTTCTGCGGATGCGTTTCGGCATCGGCATGAACACCGATCACACGCTGGAAGAGGTCGGCCAGCAGTTCAGCGTCACCCGCGAACGGATCCGCCAGATCGAGGCCAAGGCGCTGCGCAAGCTGAAGCACCCGTCCCGCTCGCGGAAACTGCGCAGTTTCCTCGACCAGTAAGCGCATAATTTTTCTTAATCGACGCAATAACTTGTTGCGTTGGTTAACAAATGCGCCATAGCTTGAGTTAACAAATTGGACAGGAGTTTATGGCGTTTTCTCACATCCTTTACCGGAGTTCGGGTCGGCTGGATCAGTTCGACAAGGACTGCCAGGAGATCCTGCGGACAGCCCGGAAGCGCAACAAGGCGCTCGGGCTGACGGGGTTTCTGCATGCCGAAGACGGGATGTTCGTGCAGTGGCTGGAAGGCCCTGACGATGCGCTGAACGAGGTGATCGAAAGCCTTCAGGCCGATAAGCGCCACCGTGATCTGACGGTCTATGCCAGCGGTCCGATCGCCGAGCGTCGCTTTCCCAGCTGGACGATGGGCTATTCCAATGGCGAGCAGGCGCCGCTTTTCGATTATCTGGCCGAGCAGGGCACAAATTCGCACGATCTGCGCCGCTACGGCGAATGCCTCTATCAATTCCTCGCCCTGCGCGCCGCCTGATCTGGACGGCTGACCCGGCCAAGGCCCTTGCGACAGGCCCGACGATCCGCTAGGCACAAAACAAGAACAACGGCGGGGCGATATGGGCGAGAGCTTTCTGGCGCAGCTGCAGCTTTGGCTTGGCGATCCTCGGCAGGCGATGTGGATCGTCATCGGGCTATTTGCCTGTGTTGTCATTTTTCTTGTCATCATTCAGCGATTGCGCGGCTCGGTGGCGCGCCTGAGTGAAGCGCGCGAAATACTGACTCGCGAAGTCGCGCAGCGCGACGAAGACGTGTCACGGCTTGGTGCGGAAGCGGGTGAGCTTCGCGACCGGCTGAATGAGGAAACCGGCGCGGCGCGTGAGCGTGACTTGCTGACCAGACAGCTTGAGACAAGGCTGGAAGAGCGCGGCACCCGTCTGGCCGAGCTGTCAGAGGAACGCGACGGTCTGAACGACGCGCTCTATGCCGCGCGTCAGCAGCTCTCGGCGCTGGAAGCCGATCTCGCCCGCACCCGGCTTGGCGCCGAAAAGGATCGCGAACGCGCCGCGCATGATCTGAAACAGCTGCGCGACCTTCGCGACGAAATGACCGGGCAGTTCCGGCTGATGGCCAATGAGACGCTGCGCGTTCAGGGCGCCGACATGCAGAAGAGCCATGGCGAACAGCTCAGCGCGTTGCTGACCCCATTTCGCGAGCAGGTGCAGCATTTCCAGCGTGAGCTGCGTGACCGCAACCGCATTCTCGATGAGGAAGGCGCCCGACTGCGCGACCAGATTGCCAATCTCGGCTCGGAGGCGAGCGCGCTGACCCGTGCGCTGAAAGGCGACAAGCAGAAACAGGGTGCCTGGGGCGAGATGATCCTCGAGCGGATCCTCGAAGAATCCGGGCTGGAACGGGGGATGCATTACGATCTTCAGTCCAGCTGGACGGATGAGGACGGCAAGACCTGGCGGCCCGACGTGGTTGTAAAGATGCCGCAGAAAAAACTGCTTGTGGTGGACAGCAAGGTCTCGCTGAATGCCTATGAACAGGCCGTGAATGCCGAGGACGATCTCAGCCGAAGCGCCGCGCTGAAGCGCCATGTCGATGCGGTGCGCGCCCATATCACGGCGCTTTCAGGCAAAGGCTATGATCAGCTTGATGATGGCGCGGTGGATTATGTGCTGATGTTCATCCCCATCGAGGGCGCTTTCTCCGAGGCGCTGCGCGTCGATCCCAAGCTTGCCAGCTTCGCCATGGACCGCCGTGTCGGGCTGACCACGCCGACGACGCTGATGCTGACCCTGCGCACCGTCGAACATATCTGGACCGTAGAGCGGCGCGAATCCAATGCGCTCGAGATCGCCAGGCGGGCCGGGGCGCTGTATGACAAGGTTTCGGGCTTCGTCGATGCGATGGAGGATGTCGGGACCGCGCTCGGCAAGGCGTCGGATGCGCATCGCAAGGCTGTCGACCGTCTGTCACGTGGCACGGGTAACGTGATCCGGCAGGTGGAGATGCTGCGCGAACTGGGCGCGCGGGCGCAGAAGCGGATCGAGATGGATCACGACAAGACGGATGCGCTGCCGCCCCCCGAGGAGGAGTGAGTGAGCATGATTGACATGGTCATCGTGGACACGAACGGTCCGGCGATGCATGAAATTACCCCGTCTCTGGCGCGCTTCGTGTCGGGGCAGAAGGACGGGGTGCTGACGGCAATGATCCGCCACACTTCGGCGAGCCTGCTGATTCAGGAAAACGCCGATCCAGATGTGCAGCGCGATCTTCTCGGCTGGCTCGACCGCACGGCACCGCAGGCCGACACAGACGCAATGAGCTGGATCACCCATCGCAGCGAGGGGCCGGACGATATGCCGGCCCATATCAAGGCCGCGATCCTGCCGGTCTCGCTGTCGGTGCCGGTACGGGCGGGGCGGTTGCTGCTGGGCCGCTGGCAGGGGATCTATCTGGTCGAACACCGCACGGCACCGCATCGGCGCGAGGTGGCGCTGGCCTTCACCCGCGCCTGATCCGCATCTGGTGGCGTCGGAACCCTGATCCACAAATCCTGTTGCGCTTTCGGCGCTCCTTGTGGATAACTCTCCCATAAACTCCAGATAAGGGAGAGGACATGCGCTGCCCGTTCTGCGGAAATGCCGATACCCAGGTCAAAGATTCCCGCCCGGCCGAAGATAATGCGGCGATCAGGCGGCGGCGTTTCTGCCCGGGCTGCGGCGGTCGCTTCACCACCTATGAACGCGTGCAGCTGCGCGATCTGGTCGTGGTCAAGACCAATGGCCGGCGCGAGGATTTCGACCGCGACAAGATGGCCCGCTCGATCCGCATCGCGATGCAGAAACGCCCGGTTGATCCCGAGCGGATCGATCAGCTGATTTCCGGCATCGTGCGGCGCCTGGAAAGCATGGGCGAGACGGACATCCCCTCGAAGGTGATCGGCGAGATCGTGATGGAGTCGCTGGCCCGCATCGACAATGTCGCCTATGTGCGCTTCGCCAGCGTTTACAAGAACTTTCAGGATGCGGGCGATTTCGACAAATTCGTGTCCGAACTGCGCCCGCCGAGTCTCGACGACGCGTGAGCGGCGATCTGCGTCACATGGACCACGCGCTGCGTCTGGCGCGGCGCGGTCTGGGAAATACCTGGCCGAACCCGTCCGTGGGCTGTGTGCTGGTCCGGGACGGGCGCGTCGTCGGGCGTGGCTGGACCCAACCCGGCGGGCGTCCCCATGCCGAGCGGATGGCTCTGGCGCAGGCCGGCACGGCCGCGCGGGGCGCAACGGCCTATGTCACGCTGGAGCCCTGTGCCCATCACGGCCGCACGCCACCCTGTGCCGAGGCGCTGGCCGCGTCAGGGGTAACGCGTGTGGTCTCGGCGCTGACCGATCCCGATCCGCGCGTTGCCGGGCGTGGTCATGCCATCCTGCGCGAGGCGGGTATCGAGGTGACCGAAGGCGTGCGCGCCGATGAGGCCGGGGCGTTGCAGCGCGGGTTTCTCTGCCGCGTGACGCAAGCTCGGCCCATGGTGACGCTGAAGCTGGCCACCAGTCTTGACGGGCGGATTGCCACTGCCAGCGGCGAAAGCCAGTGGATCACCGGAGCGCGAGCGCGCCGCCATGTGCATCTGCTGCGGATGCAGCATGATGCGGTGATGGTGGGCGGCGGCACCGCGCGCGCCGATCTTCCCTCTCTGAATGTACGCGGCTTCGGCGCGGTGAGGCAGCCGGTCCGGGTGGTGGTGTCATCGCGCGACCTGCCCGCCATGCCGGCCGAGGACGCCGATCACGGCCCGCTCTGGCAGCTCTCGGGTCCGCTGCCGGATCTGCTGCGCGATCTCGGCGCGCGGGGGCTGACACGGGTGTTTTGCGAAGGGGGCGGTGTGCTCGCGGCCGGGCTGATAGCTGCGGATCTGGTGGATGAGCTGGTGATCTATCAGGCCGGGCTGATGATGGGCGCCGCGGCGCGCCCGGCGGTGGCGGCGCTGCCCGATATGGCTCTGGCCGCTCTGCCGCGCTTCGGGATCAGCCGCACTCAGCGCCTTGGCGCGGATCTCTGCCAGATCTGGACGCGCCGCCGCTAACGCCGCCAGAGCCAGCTTTGTCCGGCAAACGCGCCTTGCAGCTTTGCAAGAACCCGCAGACGCGGACCCTTAACGCGCAGGCCCGGATCGGCCAGCCGCGCCAGTGCGGTCTCGGGCGGGCAGGGCAGGCCGGAAACCGGATCGAGATAACGCGGATAGGCGATCAGCGCGGCATGGGTCAGCCCGTCCAGACCGGGGCGCGCCCGGCGCCGCGAGGGCACCGGCCCCAGATCGCGGGTCAGTCCCCAGCCGGCATAGAACGGCGCGCCGAGCGTGGTGACCGGCACCCCGCG
This genomic window from Paracoccus sediminicola contains:
- the hemC gene encoding hydroxymethylbilane synthase; this translates as MTDWPTQDDRLKIGTRGSPLALAQAYETRDRLMLAHGLGAEAFEIVPIKTTADKILDRPLQEIGGKGLFTREIEDALLDRKIDIAVHSMKDMPVLQPDGLVIDCYLPREDCRDAFVSLKHASISDLPQGAVVGSSSLRRRAQLIHRRPDLQLVTFRGNVQTRMRKLGEGVAEATFLAMAGLNRLGEPEIARGAIAPEEMLPAIAQGAIGVERRREDDRVAALLAAIAHEDTRLRVSAERAFLAALDGSCETPIAGLALLEGDRLWLRGEILLPDGSQVFRGEREGLAADGPGMGRDLAEELLDQAPDNFHELIGVNPHHGSPPKI
- a CDS encoding DMT family transporter yields the protein MWVLATLIAALAQTGRNAAQAGLTGQIGTIGATAVRFVFGLPFAALFLLVMSTQSALPPVSAATLGWTALGAFSQIAATAFMLVTMRGQGFGVATALMKTEPVTLAVFGVLFLSEPLGLPRLGAILLATFGVILMSGANWSRARATSIAIGIAAGALFGLSAIGFRGAILTLPDGGPVLRASVVLVIALAMQSAAMLAWLGLLDRAVLRAIARSWRISLAAGALGAFASLFWFIGFALTSAANVRTLALVEVIFAQILSARLFRQGASLRQMTGMAMIVAGVILLIRVA
- a CDS encoding site-specific integrase, which gives rise to MRENKTLARLRQDEMRDMVRSYFAASLDRYVERLNDTGLSERSLDTLRQELDVHEDAIGGFDDLSDLYLDAGTFDSFRASTGLTEAQWTENEPALRQEMRKARRDQIKAILSAAERLEGYSFTEPAQTAPRPPQARSASLGEAIEDFMAEPQWSDQMAAKARAFLSVLLEYFGPDRRMAEITRHDAAEVKKVVQSLPLNRKTKNETKDLPLLEAIEVPGMKKVSVETVNNHMAMFYRFWKWAVTHGVATEKLFEEMKIKARKKPDDGRKAFSPAQTKRLFQELTENTSGFVKEDDHKWGALLGLYTGARLREIAQLDVADIRQEGDIWYLDINDDGPNKSLKTPAAKRRVPIHSDLIGLGFLDWVGSKPKDQRLFLSFSYNAKEGYGRNLGRRFNNVLLPGLGMKEGGLVFHSLRHTMVTRLAQAGVPEPLFQDIVGHERAGVAQQVYFKEGHTLAQKQEALEKFIA
- the hemE gene encoding uroporphyrinogen decarboxylase produces the protein MTKTILRALAGETLPTPPIWMMRQAGRYLPEYRATRAKAGDFLSLCYNPELAAEVTLQPIRRYGFDAAILFADILLVPQALGADLWFVTGEGPRLSTITDAEGVAALKPADAVHEKLWPIYETVRILARELPAETTLIGFAGAPWTVATYMIAGRGTKDQGPAHAFKQADRAAFSALIDRVTEATIEYLSAQIEAGAEVVKLFDSWAGSLSGQDFDDFCIAPAARIVSALKQRHPGIPVIAFPREAGERYVGYAEATGADCVALDNSVDAGWAAAHVQRDGCVQGNLAPGHMVTGGQALIDETRAIVEAFRGGPHIFNLGHGITPDADPENVALMIDTVRNG
- a CDS encoding TetR/AcrR family transcriptional regulator translates to MARTQGSRAEITGPLIREAARKLFAQHGYAAVSMRQIAKAVGVQVGTIYAYTEDKQALLADLLRDHMEQLLTDWQDAPDAAPLDRLDSFVHFHIETSLDRADGVFLSYMELRNLNPDNHAEITALRRCYENALQAILDAGVAAGVMRVADTRLATMALIAMLTGVTNWYRAGGRLDRAALHRHYAGLVRGAVGA